A part of Cotesia glomerata isolate CgM1 linkage group LG4, MPM_Cglom_v2.3, whole genome shotgun sequence genomic DNA contains:
- the LOC123262703 gene encoding mitochondrial enolase superfamily member 1-like: MTTITEVSVKDIRFPTSLQADGSDAMHPDPDYSCAYVTIKLENGTEGYGLTFTLGRGTQIVVSACEAILKMVIHKNVNEIFSNFGKFWRYLTSESQLRWLGPEKGVIHLATAAVINALWDLWSRIEKVPLWKLLTNLTPEQLVSTIDFRYITDVITPEEAIAILKSRQNGRKDREEKLLSRGLPAYTTQVGWLGYSDEKVRSLCKKYLSDGYTSFKAKVGRDLEDDVRRCGLIREEIGPDNKLMIDANQIWGVQEAVEWMNQLQKFNIHWIEEPTSPDDILGHRMIKEKLRPLGIGVATGEACANRVMFKQFLQSGAVDFCQIDSARIGGVNEILAVYLMACKFKVPVCPHAGGVGLCEMVQHLQMWDYVSLSGTTENRVIEYVDQQHEHFVTPSIVKNAHYMPPKSPGYSTQFKDQAILDYEYPHGREWQRMFKQGVYKFN; this comes from the exons atgactaCTATTACTGAAGTTTCTGTTAAGGATATAAGATTTCCTACTTCCTTACAAGCTGATGGAAGTGATGCTATG CACCCAGATCCAGATTATTCGTGCGCTTatgtaacaattaaattggAGAATGGAACTGAAGGATATGGGTTGACATTTACTTTGGGTAGAGGAACTCAAATtg ttgtaTCAGCATGCGaagctattttaaaaatggtaatacataaaaatgtcaatgaaatttttagtaattttggtaaattttgGAGATATCTAACCAGTGAATCACAATTACGTTgg ttaGGGCCTGAAAAAGGTGTAATACACCTTGCAACAGCAGCGGTGATAAACGCTCTTTGGGATTTATGGTCGCGAATTGAAAAAGTACCTCTCtggaaattattaacaaactTAACTCCTGAGCAATTAGTATCAACAATTGATTTTCGATACAt tacaGATGTAATTACTCCAGAAGAAGCGATCGCAATCCTAAAAAGCCGACAAAATGGCAGAAAAGACCGCGAAGAAAAGCTCCTAAGCCGCGGACTTCCCGCTTACACAACCCAAGTGGGCTGGCTGGGATACTCCGACGAGAAAGTGCGTTCGTTGTGTAAAAAATACCTCTCGGACGGCTACACCAGCTTCAAAGCTAAAGTAGGCCGCGATCTAGAGGACGATGTCCGAAGATGCGGACTCATTCGCGAAGAAATCGGGCCTGATAACAAACTTATGATCGACGCGAACCAGATCTGGGGGGTTCAAGAAGCCGTCGAGTGGATGAACCAGCTGCAGAAGTTCAACATCCACTGGATCGAGGAACCAACTTCCCCGGATGATATTCTGGGGCACAGAATGATCAAGGAGAAGCTAAGACCTCTGGGAATCGGAGTCGCGACTGGGGAAGCTTGCGCGAATCGCGTGATGTTCAAGCAGTTTCTTCAATCAGGCGCGGTTGATTTTTGTCAGATTGACTCCGCGAGGATCGGCGGAGTCAATGAAATTCTTGCTGTTTATTTGATGGCTTGCAAATTTAAAG ttccaGTATGTCCGCATGCAGGAGGAGTAGGACTCTGCGAAATGGTCCAGCATCTTCAGATGTGGGACTACGTATCTTTAAGCGGTACTACCGAAAATCGCGTTATTGAATACGTCGACCAGCAACACGAGCACTTTGTAACACCCTCGATAGTAAAAAACGCGCATTACATGCCGCCTAAATCTCCTGGGTATTCAACTCAGTTCAAGGATCAAGCGATTTTGGACTACGAGTATCCTCACGGCAGAGAATGGCAGAGAATGTTTAAACAAGGagtttacaaatttaattaa
- the LOC123262917 gene encoding actin-histidine N-methyltransferase-like — translation MHWAVSTVMTRQNIIPSKNGTQMIHALIPMWDMCNHEEGPITTDFNVNSDTCDCYAKRDFKTGDQIFINYGSRINSDFFVHSGFVTENNKDDGFKLRLGISKSDPLCREKTLLLEKLGFSSTTMTFLLQDSSEPISDQMRAFLRVFSMRKSDLDHWIESDKILDLKHRDCSLDTVVEDNVKKFLLMRLRLLIANYPTTLEEDLDLLSTTMSQTKKMILQLRISEKKILKRTLEFIDQ, via the exons atGCA ctGGGCAGTATCAACAGTAATGACCAGACAAAATATAATTCCAAGTAAAAATGGTACCCAGATGATCCACGCGCTCATACCAATGTGGGACATGTGCAACCACGAGGAAGGACCT ATTACAACAGATTTCAACGTAAACTCAGACACCTGCGATTGTTACGCGAAGCGAGATTTCAAAACAGGAGACCAAATATTCATAAACTACGGCTCAAGGATAAACTCGGACTTTTTTGTACACTCAGGATTCGTTACCGAGAACAATAAAGACGACGGATTTAAATTGAGGCTGGGAATCAGCAAATCGGACCCTCTTTGCCGCGAGAAGACACTTTTGCTAGAAAAACTCGGATTCTCCAGCACTACTATGACATTCTTGCTCCAGGACTCCAGCGAGCCGATCTCCGACCAGATGCGAGCGTTCCTGAGGGTATTCAGCATGAGAAAATCTGATTTAGATCATTGGATTGAGTCGGATAAGATCTTGGACCTCAAACACCGCGACTGCTCGCTGGACACTGTTGTTGAAGATaatgttaagaaatttttacttatgaGGCTTAGGCTGCTGATCGCTAATTATCCGACTACTTTAGAG gaAGATTTAGATCTATTAAGTACAACAATGTCGCAGACGAAGAAGATGATTCTCCAGCTAAGGATCTCCGAGAAAAAAATCCTCAAGCGGACCCTGGAATTCATCGACCAGTAA
- the LOC123262916 gene encoding DEP domain-containing protein DDB_G0279099-like: MDMDRGLQLLLLLLLAVVAIGNCLTFDSRLSGSKNSRRNHKYPHLNGEEAVLSAAAAVAVAATADYHPDYLPQESISQFTTSNNNNNNNNNNNNNDNNNNREEETEYRGGKLIGKWRSTGEAIEPKWRDGDSVPLVPFEEAATRRKVPKPREKTNPYSINYSENVKEVGKVHQDQGKVPILNFPLVITDKPGVVDGSKFYQNGGIPTPVILKTPQLPVAIPVTVPLNHEPITNKLHELHLAKLRYLNIPLTNINLPIPEIISSSEITPHNYYYTTHENNNNNNNNNNNLRNGNKRYRTRKPKPVTKLPEEDSHTSYVEQTIQTSLSTTPITRPTLSVTTPTTPITPSTTITTTTISSSSSPSTTTTTTSRPTTVSTSSSANPSTLTSNTSTEKAKQVTRTSDWVNPFGNKNEYEVNDEEYQRPRPRKRRPPSNYEFQVERNRELDSERRRNRTKVTSSTSAPIPQEENSELKSLLKMQQVEGSSLSEVLQRKNLSLSDLLKKKSEVISALKSKESDYEADSGFNNITSLFNNTDAGGGKSSEVEENGRRNSTGNNVDNVGKIKNSGKESNERRWRRPFRRNKLRVNSRTSTSRSPVLKEEITDELDKKKLTQEPNERKYEKLSTTKLPSPIIFPRLNSFTKKPASTSAQPPSAITTAIIEEAVPAEETTNEEQSTTTQPDDEIMEFSDFSTIPSDIEDSTESSKDSSVTERIGNTIFAKFEDLTREVGSTLSIEHILTTQPPTKPTKVEYADDKSNNLFESDDYQNDGKDTEATTLALGVEDYETGRPGQVYEKIVSKMEPEVRAEIFELISTGSSAKRLEDILSSRNMSIDELIALRQRGSSQVHLAEISRIRPENLKNFEENEGVTEGSEVFEDKMEEEGKKEPIVIDLFGGKPEEGKKIDDKGGKEVFDLEDLLKAFDSLPFGRNLTIDGEIVEKVSTVTSTSTTESLKYQVRNFDDLKAKFEKVDDIGDNLKEENLKIGKEVSDKRSGKNIQVEGKLIEQEIGAVEEVIRELESLEAGAEKTPEVFNEEEKKTLSRVRPSIIASGAILGLTIVGFLVIFIVCRIKQKQRYRYKNSFAKTVFQAPAINRKLSNSSSLNTIMVNVVATSTTKRMVQQETQQVEERFDCKSDIDNDSLDANDSWETIPDFMK, encoded by the exons ATGGATATGGATAGAGGATTacaattgttattgttattactattAGCGGTAGTTGCAATTGGAAACTGTCTGACATTTGACTCGAGATTGAGCGGCTCGAAAAATTCGAGGAGAAATCAC AAGTATCCTCATCTTAACGGCGAGGAAGCTGTGCTTTCAGCAGCGGCAGCAGTAGCCGTCGCAGCAACCGCGGATTATCATCCAGATTATCTACCCCAAGAGTCAATTTCTCAATTTACTAccagcaataataataataataataataataataataataataacgataataataataaccgcGAAGAAGAAACTGAATACCGAGGCGGAAAGCTCATAGGAAAATGGCGGAGTACGGGCGAAGCAATCGAGCCAAAATGGCGGGACGGCGACTCAGTTCCACTAGTTCCCTTCGAAGAGGCCGCCACTAGACGAAAAGTACCTAAACCGCGGGAAAAAACAAACCCTTATAGTATTAATTATTCGGAAAATGTCAAAGAAGTCGGAAAAGTTCATCAAGATCAGGGAAAAGTACCAATACTTAATTTTCCTTTGGTAATTACTGATAAGCCAGGAGTAGTAGATGGcagtaaattttatcaaaacgGTGGAATTCCAACTCCAGTGATATTAAAAACTCCTCAATTACCAGTTGCTATTCCTGTTACAGTACCGTTGAATCATGAGccaataacaaataaattacatgaATTACATCTTGCTAAATTACGGTATTTAAATATAccattaacaaatattaatttaccaATACctgaaattatttcttcttctgaAATAACTccacataattattattatacaactcatgaaaataataat aataataataataataataataatttaagaaatggAAATAAACGTTATCGTACCAGGAAACCAAAGCCTGTAACTAAATTACCGGAAGAAGATTCACATACTAGTTACGTAGAACAAACTATTCAAACAAGTTTATCTACAACACCTATAACAAGGCCTACTTTAAGTGTAACAACTCCAACAACTCCAATAACTCCAAGTACAACTATTACAACAACGACTatttcttcatcatcatcaccatcaACAACAACAACGACGACATCAAGACCTACCACTGTTAGTACCAGTTCCAGTGCAAATCCAAGTACATTGACATCAAATACAAGTACGGAAAAAGCAAAACAGGTTACGCGTACCAGCGATTGGGTCAATCCATTCGGGAACAAAAACGAGTACGAGGTGAATGACGAAGAATACCAGCGACCCCGGCCTAGAAAACGCAGACCGCCTAGCAATTACGAGTTCCAGGTCGAGCGAAACAGGGAGTTGGATTCTGAGCGCCGGAGAAACAGGACCAAGGTAACCTCTTCAACTTCAGCTCCAATTCCTCAGGAAGAAAACTCGGAATTAAAGTCCTTGCTGAAGATGCAGCAGGTTGAAGGCAGCAGCTTGTCCGAAGTCTTGCAGCGGAAGAACTTAAGCTTGAGCGACTTGCTCAAGAAGAAGTCGGAAGTTATTAGCGCGTTGAAGAGCAAGGAGTCTGATTATGAAGCAGACAGTgggtttaataatattaccaGTTTGTTTAATAATACTGATGCTGGTGGGGGTAAGAGTAGTGAAGTGGAAGAAAATGGAAGAAGAAATAGCACTGGTAATAATGTAGATAATGTTGGGAAGATTAAGAATTCTGGTAAAGAATCTAATGAACGACGGTGGCGACGGCCATTTAGACGCAACAAATTGCGCGTTAATTCAAGAACATCTACATCTAGATCTCCagttttaaaagaagaaatcacGGAtgaattagataaaaaaaagctaACTCAAGAACCTAATGAGAGAAAGTACGAAAAACTTTCAACAACTAAATTACCTTCGCCTATAATATTTCCACGGCTGAATTCCTTTACCAAGAAACCAGCGTCTACATCAGCTCAACCACCAAGTGCGATAACAACAGCGATTATTGAAGAAGCCGTTCCAGCTGAGGAGACAACTAACGAGGAGCAATCAACCACGACCCAACCCGACGATGAGATAATGGAGTTTTCTGATTTTTCAACGATTCCTTCAGACATTGAGGATAGCACCGAAAGTAGCAAAGATTCTTCAGTGACTGAACGAATCGGAAACACAATTTTTGCCAAATTTGAAGACTTGACCAGAGAAGTAGGGTCTACTCTAAGCATCGAGCACATTCTGACCACCCAGCCGCCAACTAAGCCTACTAAAGTCGAGTATGCTGACGACAAGTCTAACAATCTCTTTGAATCTGATGATTATCAGAATGATGGAAAGGATACTGAAGCTACAACTCTAGCTCTAGGGGTTGAAGATTATGAAACTGGAAGACCTGGGcaagtttatgaaaaaatagtttCTAAAATGGAGCCTGAAGTCCGAGCGGAGATTTTTGAACTTATTAGTACTGGCTCTAGTGCTAAGAGACTTGAAGATATTCTAAGTTCTAGGAATATGAGCATTGACGAGTTGATCGCTTTGAGACAGCGCGGGTCCAGTCAAGTACATTTAGCAGAAATTTCGAGGATTAGGCcggaaaatttgaagaattttgaagaaaatgaaggTGTTACGGAAGGTTCTGAAGTTTTTGAGGATAAAATGGAGGAAGAGGGTAAGAAAGAGCCGATTGTTATCGATTTGTTTGGTGGTAAGCCTGAAGAAGGTAAGAAGATTGATGATAAGGGTGGTAAGGAAGTTTTTGATCTGGAGGATTTGTTAAAAGCTTTTGACTCGCTGCCTTTTGGAAGAAATTTGACTATTGATGGGGAAATTGTGGAGAAGGTTTCTACGGTTACTTCTACGTCGACGACAGAGTCTTTGAAGTATCAAGTTAGGAATTTTGATGATCTTAAGGCGAAGTTTGAAAAAGTAGATGATATTGGTGATAATTTGAAggaagaaaatttgaaaattggaAAAGAAGTTAGTGATAAAAGATCTGGGAAGAATATTCAAGTGGAAGGAAAATTAATAGAGCAGGAAATTGGAGCGGTTGAAGAAGTAATTCGTGAATTGGAGAGTTTAGAAGCTGGGGCTGAGAAGACTCCAGAAGTTTTTAATGAAGAAGAGAAGAAAACTTTGTCAAGGGTGAGACCTAGTATTATTGCAAGTGGAGCGATTCTTGGGTTAACTATTGTTGGGTTTCTGGTGATCTTCATTGTCTGCAGGATAAAGCAGAAGCAGAGGTACAGGTACAAGAATTCTTTCGCGAAAACTGTTTTTCAAGCACCGGCTATTAATAGGAAGCTGTCGAATTCTAGTAGTCTTAACACGATTATGGTTAATGTGGTCGCGACTTCGACTACTAAACGTATGGTTCAGCAAGAGACTCAGCAAGTTGAAGAGCGCTTTGATTGTAAGAGCGATATTGATAATGACTCGCTGGATGCTAATGATAGTTGGGAGACTATTCCTGATTTTATGAAGTGA
- the LOC123263750 gene encoding fumarylacetoacetase, which translates to MKSFINYSRDCEFPIENLPYGVFTTSNQTQKHIGVAIGDQILDLFIISHLFTGPLLSGKQDVFRQDCLNDFMALGRPAWLEARSTIQKLLSTSSTELQEEPLRSKAFIKQDSAIMHLPAKIGDYTDFYSSIHHATNVGIMFRGKENALMPNWKYLPVGYHGRASSIVISGTPLHRPKGQTVPVEGQAPVYGTSKLMDFELEVAFFVGGAPTKLGESIPASKAYDHIFGMVLMNDWSARDIQKWEYVPLGPFGAKNFGTTISPWVVTMEALEPFKVPNMDQDPKPFEYLQHNNFCNFDIKLEVDIKTPKGIVTTVSRSNYKNMYWTPQQQLAHHTVTGCNVNPGDLMASGTISGEAADSFGSMLELSWKGTMPVSMQDSTTRKFLQDNDEVIIRGYCIGDDYKVGFGQCAGKLLPAHSD; encoded by the exons atgaagtcttttattaattattcgcGAGATTGCGAGTTTCCGATTGAAAATTTGCCATACGGAGTCTTTACTACTTCCAACCag ACGCAGAAACATATAGGAGTAGCTATTGGAGACCAAATATTGGATCTGTTTATCATATCACACTTATTTACCGGGCCGCTTTTATCAGGGAAGCAAGATGTCTTTCGTCAAGATTGTCTCAATGATTTTATGGCGCTTGGAAGACCCGCTTGGCTGGAAGCTAGGTCTactattcaaaaattgttatctACTTCAAGTACAGAGCTTCAAGAGGAACCTTTGAGatcaaa AGCATTTATAAAACAAGACTCAGCAATAATGCATTTACCAGCAAAAATAGGAGATTACACAGACTTCTACTCTTCAATCCATCACGCTACAAATGTCGGAATAATGTTCCGAGGAAAGGAAAATGCTTTGATGCCTAACTG GAAATATTTACCAGTAGGTTACCACGGTCGCGCCAGCTCGATAGTAATATCAGGAACTCCTCTGCACCGTCCAAAAGGACAAACTGTCCCCGTAGAAGGGCAAGCTCCAGTCTACGGAACTTCTAAGCTCATGGACTTTGAGCTAGAAGTCGCGTTTTTTGTTGGTGGAGCACCTACTAAACTTGGGGAATCTATTCCTGCTTCAAAAGCTTACGATCATATTTTTGGGATGGTTTTAATGAATGATTGGAGTG cCAGAGACATTCAAAAGTGGGAGTACGTCCCCTTGGGTCCATTTGGTGCAAAAAATTTCGGGACTACAATTTCACCGTGGGTAGTAACTATGGAAGCTCTGGAGCCTTTCAAAGTTCCAAATATGGATCAAGATCCAAAACCATTCGAGTATCTTCAGcacaataatttttgcaattttgaCATCAAACTCGAAGTCGACatcaaaa CTCCCAAAGGAATAGTGACGACAGTATCGCGCAGTAACTACAAGAACATGTACTGGACACCTCAGCAACAGCTGGCTCATCACACAGTCACTGGTTGCAATGTTAATCCTGGAGATTTGATGGCTTCTGGTACTATAAGTGGTGAA gCTGCTGATTCGTTTGGATCCATGCTAGAATTATCATGGAAAGGAACAATGCCAGTTTCAATGCAAGATAGTACtactagaaaatttttgcaaGATAATGACGAAGTTATTATCCGCGGGTACTGTATTGGAGATGATTACAAAGTTGGGTTTGGTCAATGTGCTGGAAAATTGCTACCTGCTCActctgattaa
- the LOC123262914 gene encoding actin-histidine N-methyltransferase-like, which yields MGRKKAHPICSDPEYSTQLWENYLEITAVLEKVKRLEDMKISGTSKRSVAIEQFLKWLQENGANYEGTSIVEFPGYELGLKAGKNFSANDLLLQIPGKIIFSCETAAPELAALQNDPLIQHMPQVALAIALLIERHKDNSKWKPYLNILPSNYCTVLYMTTNDMIELKGSPTLEVALKHCRNIARQYSYFNQLFNNNSNPVSELLREVFTYEEYW from the exons ATGGGTAGAAAAAAAGCACATCCAA tatgCAGCGATCCAGAATATTCAACACAGTTATGGGAAAATTACTTGGAGATCACGGCGGTGCTGGAAAAGGTTAAACGACTAGAGGACATGAAGATCAGCGGGACATCCAAGCGTTCAGTAGCAATTGAACAGTTCCTAAAATGGTTGCAAGAAAACGGAGCGAATTACGAGGGGACGAGCATCGTCGAGTTCCCGGGTTACGAGCTGGGATTGAAAGCTGGGAAGAACTTCAGCGCAAATGATTTGCTACTGCAAATACCTGGAAAAATAATCTTCAGCTGCGAGACAGCAGCACCTGAGCTCGCGGCTCTGCAGAATGATCCACTGATCCAGCACATGCCTCAGGTGGCTCTGGCCATCGCTCTGCTTATCGAGAGACACAAGGACAACTCCAAGTGGAAGCCTTACTTGAATATTTTGCCTAGTAATTATTGTACTGTCTTGTATATGACCACCAATGATATGATTGAGTTGAAAGGCAGTCCTACTTTag aagtTGCATTGAAACATTGCCGAAACATCGCGCGACAATACTCCTACTTCAACCAACTCttcaacaacaacagcaacccAGTCTCCGAGCTCCTCCGAGAAGTTTTCACCTACGAAGAATACTGGTAA